One genomic window of Desulfuromonas sp. AOP6 includes the following:
- a CDS encoding proton-conducting transporter membrane subunit, whose protein sequence is MTSTNLHLYVLAAPLLTAFAVNLLGRASRRWIAPLALGALSFSAIGAVLLLLRVLRDGGFSYTVGNWRAPFGIELLIDPLSALMLVLIAAVALPATVSALKSVEQELPGQEYLFFTQYLILIAGLMGLVLTADAFNLYVLLEITSITTYGLIAMGKGRAPLASFNYIIMGSIGACFYLLGVGYLYILTGSLNMADIAGILGTMQESPALATAFAFMLVGLWVKMAFFPLHGWLPQAYSLAPTGAGLLIAPLMTKVTVYLMIRVILSVFTPDYAFFQHAVVQSGIVWVAAAAILCASALALAQRDMRRMLTYIIIAEVGYMVGGVWLANANGLTGAILHIVNDALMTLCLFLAAAAIIYRTGSLEFSKLQGLYRKMPITMAAFTVGAFSMIGVPPTCGFFSKWYLILGGIDAGQWGFVAALVISSLVNAILFFRIIEKGFFFAPGEEHGHGQAGHGEVVAEAPAQMLQPLVLVAIALIVVGLSSGTIVDKVIRLALPASF, encoded by the coding sequence ATGACGAGCACCAACCTTCACCTCTATGTGCTGGCCGCTCCCCTGTTGACCGCTTTTGCCGTCAACCTGCTGGGGCGTGCATCTCGCCGCTGGATTGCCCCCCTGGCCCTGGGAGCGCTGAGTTTCTCAGCGATTGGCGCCGTGCTGCTGCTGTTGCGGGTTCTGCGTGACGGTGGTTTTTCCTACACGGTGGGTAACTGGCGGGCGCCCTTCGGCATCGAGTTGCTTATTGACCCCCTGAGTGCGCTGATGCTGGTGCTGATCGCCGCGGTGGCCCTGCCGGCGACGGTGTCGGCGCTGAAAAGCGTGGAGCAGGAACTGCCCGGGCAGGAATATCTCTTCTTTACTCAATATCTCATCCTGATTGCCGGCCTCATGGGGTTGGTGCTTACCGCCGACGCCTTCAACCTGTACGTCCTGCTCGAGATCACCTCCATCACGACCTACGGTCTTATCGCCATGGGGAAAGGGCGGGCGCCGCTGGCCAGCTTCAACTACATCATCATGGGCAGTATCGGCGCCTGTTTTTACCTGCTGGGGGTGGGCTATCTTTATATCCTTACCGGCTCGTTGAACATGGCCGATATCGCTGGCATTCTCGGCACCATGCAGGAGAGCCCTGCCCTGGCCACCGCCTTTGCCTTCATGCTGGTCGGCCTCTGGGTGAAAATGGCCTTCTTCCCGCTGCACGGCTGGTTGCCGCAGGCCTATTCCCTGGCCCCAACGGGAGCCGGTCTGCTCATTGCCCCCCTGATGACCAAGGTGACGGTCTACCTGATGATCCGCGTCATTCTTTCTGTGTTTACCCCGGATTACGCCTTTTTTCAGCATGCGGTGGTGCAGTCAGGCATCGTCTGGGTGGCGGCCGCTGCTATCCTCTGTGCTTCGGCCCTGGCCCTGGCCCAGCGGGATATGCGCCGGATGCTGACCTATATCATCATTGCTGAGGTCGGTTATATGGTGGGGGGCGTCTGGCTGGCCAACGCCAATGGTCTGACGGGAGCGATTCTGCATATCGTCAATGATGCCCTGATGACGCTCTGTCTCTTTCTGGCCGCTGCGGCTATCATCTACCGCACCGGCAGTCTTGAATTTTCCAAGCTGCAGGGGCTCTATCGCAAAATGCCCATCACCATGGCCGCTTTTACGGTGGGGGCTTTTTCCATGATCGGCGTACCGCCGACCTGCGGCTTTTTCAGCAAGTGGTATCTGATCCTCGGTGGTATCGATGCCGGTCAATGGGGTTTTGTGGCGGCGCTTGTCATCAGCAGTCTGGTCAACGCCATCCTCTTTTTCCGCATCATTGAAAAGGGCTTTTTCTTCGCGCCGGGAGAGGAGCACGGCCACGGCCAGGCAGGACATGGTGAGGTAGTGGCCGAGGCGCCTGCACAGATGCTTCAGCCCCTGGTCCTGGTAGCGATTGCTCTCATCGTGGTAGGGCTGAGTTCGGGGACTATTGTCGACAAGGTGATCCGGCTGGCACTTCCCGCCTCCTTCTGA
- a CDS encoding monovalent cation/H+ antiporter subunit D family protein — protein MAYSSSIWPMLAVCISLLGTIPIMLSGRKPNLRESWTLLIAIGKFLLVVSMLPTVLAGGTISLTIAEVFPGVPIALRVDAMGMFFALVASFLWICTSVYSIGYMRALEEHGQTRYFASFALAISATIGVAFSANLFTLYLFYEVLSLSTYPLVTHEQNAEARFSGRKYLTYILGTSIGLALPAMLITYALAGTLDFRHGGILAGSGASPYLLALILVFFLFGFAKAGLMPFHGWLPAAMVAPTPVSSFLHGVAVVKVGVFSILRVVFHIFGPDFLQEINLGIIITTVASVTLLVASLVALTQDNLKRRLAYSTIGQLSYMVLGAGMLSAAGMTGGTLHIAMHAFGKITLFFCAGAIYVASGKKYISQMDGLGRRMPVTYMAFMLGSLSIIGMPPLGGFISKWYLVIGAVNSDQLILLLILLVSSLLNAAYFLPIVYRGFFAKTPEGEDEAGVKEAPVLCLIPLSVTALASLGLFFYPDLFLRLARMALFP, from the coding sequence ATGGCATACTCATCTTCGATATGGCCGATGCTGGCCGTCTGCATCTCCCTGTTGGGGACGATTCCCATCATGCTGTCGGGGCGCAAGCCCAACCTGCGTGAAAGCTGGACCCTGCTGATTGCCATCGGCAAGTTTCTGCTGGTGGTTTCCATGCTGCCGACGGTACTTGCAGGCGGCACTATCAGCCTGACGATCGCCGAGGTCTTTCCGGGGGTACCTATCGCCCTGCGTGTGGACGCCATGGGAATGTTTTTTGCCCTGGTCGCCTCCTTTTTGTGGATATGCACTTCGGTCTATTCCATCGGCTACATGCGGGCCTTGGAAGAACACGGGCAGACGCGCTACTTCGCCTCCTTCGCCCTGGCTATCTCTGCTACCATCGGCGTCGCCTTTTCGGCCAACCTGTTCACTCTCTATCTCTTCTACGAGGTGCTGAGTCTTTCCACCTATCCCCTCGTCACCCATGAACAGAACGCCGAAGCCCGTTTTTCGGGGCGCAAATATCTGACCTATATCCTCGGCACCTCCATCGGCCTGGCCCTGCCAGCGATGCTCATCACCTATGCGCTGGCCGGGACCCTCGATTTCCGTCACGGCGGCATTCTGGCCGGCAGCGGCGCCTCGCCCTACCTGCTGGCTCTTATTCTCGTCTTTTTTCTTTTTGGCTTTGCCAAGGCCGGCCTTATGCCTTTCCACGGCTGGCTGCCGGCGGCCATGGTGGCGCCGACGCCGGTAAGTTCCTTCCTGCATGGCGTGGCTGTCGTCAAGGTCGGGGTCTTCTCCATCCTGCGGGTAGTGTTCCACATCTTCGGCCCCGATTTTCTGCAGGAAATCAATCTCGGAATCATAATCACCACCGTCGCATCGGTGACGTTGCTGGTCGCCTCACTGGTGGCTTTGACCCAGGACAATCTCAAGCGTCGACTCGCCTATTCCACCATTGGCCAGCTCTCCTACATGGTGCTGGGGGCCGGGATGCTGTCCGCCGCCGGCATGACGGGAGGCACCCTGCATATCGCCATGCACGCCTTTGGCAAGATCACCCTCTTTTTCTGTGCCGGCGCCATTTATGTGGCCTCGGGAAAAAAGTACATCAGCCAGATGGATGGACTTGGTCGCCGTATGCCGGTGACCTACATGGCTTTTATGCTGGGCTCTTTGAGCATTATCGGCATGCCGCCTTTGGGAGGATTCATCAGCAAATGGTACCTGGTTATCGGCGCGGTGAACAGCGACCAGCTGATTCTGCTGTTGATCCTGTTGGTCAGCTCTCTGCTCAATGCCGCCTATTTCCTCCCCATCGTGTACCGGGGCTTCTTCGCCAAGACGCCTGAAGGGGAGGATGAGGCCGGCGTCAAGGAGGCGCCGGTGCTCTGTCTGATTCCCTTATCGGTGACGGCTCTGGCCTCCCTTGGCCTCTTTTTCTATCCCGACCTGTTCCTGCGGCTGGCCCGCATGGCGCTGTTTCCCTGA
- a CDS encoding Na(+)/H(+) antiporter subunit D: MTASVHPSLFFLAAAILLWLLPLAGRRLLILLAPAAAFFVITQLDPGLSYGYELFGFDLNLLRVDKLSKAFGYVFTINAFACFLFAFHLKTRYEHAASLAYIGASIGAVFAGDLISLYLFWEVMAVTSTFLVLARKTERAYGAAFRYVMVHIFGGLCLLAGILLQVNATGSVAFDGFSLQGLPTYLILIGFLVNAAAPPLSSWLSDAYPEATVTGGVIMTAYTTKTAVYTLIRGFAGWEILMVVGCFMALYGIIYAILENDMRRILAYSIINQVGFMICGIGIGTAMALSGAVAHAFGHIIYKALLWMSAGAVLYMTGKSRCTDLGGLYKTMPLTMIFGTIGALAISSFPLFSGYTTKPMIIEAGVHEGFFWVWLILEIASAGVFLHAGIKFPYFVFFAKDNGLRPGEPPKHMLAAMAFLSFICIFLGVYPQPLYDILPFPVEYHAYTVEHTLNQLQLLMFSALAFFLLLPLLKRTKTISLDTDWFYRKGGEFFYALAAHVFNGLNAWADRIFVQRLPARLASFFAEPGANVQKYALRLLTEGAGNDGEYAEGARQIERRSQAGAYPVGLWVLLAVVFLAIISLLFFVV; the protein is encoded by the coding sequence ATGACCGCTAGTGTGCATCCTTCGCTCTTCTTCCTGGCCGCGGCGATTTTGCTGTGGCTGTTGCCGCTGGCGGGGCGTCGCCTGCTGATTCTGCTGGCGCCGGCCGCAGCCTTCTTCGTCATTACCCAGCTCGATCCAGGCCTCAGCTACGGCTACGAACTCTTCGGGTTCGATCTGAATCTGCTGCGGGTGGACAAGCTGAGCAAGGCTTTCGGTTATGTCTTTACCATCAATGCCTTTGCCTGCTTTCTTTTTGCCTTTCATCTCAAGACACGCTATGAGCATGCGGCTTCCCTGGCCTATATCGGCGCCAGTATCGGTGCCGTTTTTGCCGGGGACCTGATCAGCCTCTACCTCTTCTGGGAAGTCATGGCCGTCACCTCGACCTTTCTGGTGCTGGCCCGCAAGACCGAGCGCGCCTACGGGGCCGCTTTTCGCTATGTCATGGTTCACATCTTCGGCGGACTCTGTCTGTTGGCAGGCATTCTGCTGCAGGTCAACGCCACGGGATCCGTCGCTTTTGATGGCTTCAGCCTGCAGGGTCTGCCAACTTATCTGATCCTCATCGGCTTCCTGGTCAACGCCGCCGCGCCGCCGCTCAGCTCCTGGCTGTCCGATGCCTATCCCGAGGCGACGGTGACCGGCGGGGTCATCATGACGGCTTACACGACCAAGACGGCGGTCTATACCCTCATACGCGGTTTCGCCGGCTGGGAAATCCTCATGGTGGTCGGCTGCTTCATGGCCCTGTATGGGATCATCTACGCTATTCTTGAAAACGATATGCGCCGTATTCTGGCTTATTCCATCATCAACCAGGTCGGTTTCATGATCTGCGGTATCGGCATCGGCACCGCCATGGCCCTCAGCGGCGCCGTGGCCCATGCCTTTGGCCACATTATCTACAAGGCGCTGCTGTGGATGAGCGCCGGCGCCGTGCTGTACATGACCGGCAAGAGCCGCTGCACCGACCTTGGCGGCCTCTACAAGACCATGCCCCTGACCATGATTTTCGGCACCATCGGGGCTCTGGCCATCTCCAGCTTTCCTCTCTTCTCGGGCTATACGACCAAGCCGATGATTATCGAGGCCGGCGTGCACGAAGGATTCTTCTGGGTCTGGCTCATTCTGGAAATCGCTTCGGCCGGCGTTTTTCTGCATGCCGGCATCAAGTTTCCCTATTTCGTCTTTTTTGCCAAGGACAATGGCCTCCGCCCCGGCGAGCCTCCCAAGCATATGCTGGCGGCCATGGCTTTTCTCTCCTTCATCTGTATTTTTCTGGGCGTCTACCCGCAGCCTCTTTATGATATTCTCCCCTTCCCGGTGGAATACCACGCCTACACGGTGGAGCACACCCTCAACCAGCTGCAGCTGTTGATGTTCTCGGCGCTGGCCTTCTTCCTTCTTCTCCCGTTACTCAAAAGAACCAAGACGATCTCTCTCGACACGGACTGGTTTTACCGCAAGGGGGGGGAGTTCTTCTACGCTCTGGCCGCCCATGTCTTCAACGGTCTCAACGCCTGGGCGGATCGAATTTTCGTCCAGCGTCTGCCCGCGCGTCTGGCCAGCTTTTTTGCCGAACCAGGAGCAAATGTACAGAAATACGCTCTGCGGCTGTTGACCGAGGGGGCTGGGAATGATGGGGAATATGCCGAAGGAGCCCGGCAGATCGAGCGCCGCAGTCAAGCCGGTGCCTATCCCGTAGGGTTATGGGTTCTGCTGGCCGTCGTCTTTCTGGCCATCATATCGCTGCTCTTTTTCGTGGTGTAG
- a CDS encoding universal stress protein — MNRFLLALDPSSHSRQAAEYLAAIAGQLEGSQVLLLTVMATWPSGVPSPVTDEPVKMTGEVHGGEDAGELLGKAQAFMAEIVALFQRRGVAASRINRLIVPQDKGVAEDIVAMAQTHECDTVVVGRRDLSAVQAIFLGSVSSELVNSLEGRTVWVVE; from the coding sequence GTGAACAGATTCTTATTGGCTCTTGATCCCTCATCCCATTCTCGCCAGGCCGCTGAATATCTCGCCGCCATTGCCGGTCAGCTCGAGGGCAGTCAGGTGCTGCTGCTGACCGTCATGGCCACCTGGCCTTCCGGTGTCCCCAGCCCGGTCACGGATGAGCCGGTCAAGATGACCGGAGAGGTTCATGGCGGTGAGGATGCGGGGGAGTTGCTTGGCAAGGCCCAGGCATTCATGGCGGAGATCGTCGCACTGTTCCAGCGCCGCGGTGTTGCTGCCAGTCGGATAAACCGTCTGATCGTGCCGCAGGACAAGGGTGTCGCCGAGGACATCGTCGCGATGGCGCAGACGCACGAATGCGACACGGTCGTGGTGGGTCGGCGCGATCTCTCGGCTGTACAGGCTATTTTCCTCGGCAGCGTCTCTAGCGAACTTGTCAATAGCCTGGAGGGGCGCACGGTCTGGGTGGTGGAATAG